A genomic stretch from Fundulus heteroclitus isolate FHET01 unplaced genomic scaffold, MU-UCD_Fhet_4.1 scaffold_48, whole genome shotgun sequence includes:
- the mapk3 gene encoding mitogen-activated protein kinase 3, whose amino-acid sequence MADPCSDVPVEAEDSECADIAAASGPGSDPVPGSDPGPGPDPDPGSVLGAGVVPDAGRVLAPASGPRPGAVATPEPIPMTVSKPEEAAAPGPGVIARSAAAAASSLGAATEPMTEEVAPPPRLPKAQVETVKGQIFDVGPRYTNLAYIGEGAYGMVCAALDNWTHQRVAIKKISPFEHQTYCQRTLREIKILLRFNHENIIGINDIIRAQQMENMRDVYIVQTLMETDLYKLLKTQRLSNDHVCYFLYQILRGLKYIHSANVLHRDLKPSNLLINTTCDLKICDFGLARIADPVHDHTGFLTEYVATRWYRAPEIMLNSKGYSKSIDMWSVGCILAEMLTNKPIFPGKHYLDQLNHILGVLGSPSQEDLNCIINIKARNYLQSLPEKPRIPWERLFHKADPKALSLLGLMLTFNPNKRITVEDALSHPYLEQYYDPSDEPTAEEPFDFRTELDDLPKEKLKEMIFEETARFQTITQIS is encoded by the exons ATGGCGGATCCGTGCAGCGACGTGCCTGTCGAGGCCGAGGACTCCGAGTGCGCTGATATTGCCGCTGCCTCCGGCCCTGGCTCTGACCCGGTCCCCGGCTCTGACCCTGGTCCTGGACCCGACCCCGACCCCGGTTCTGTTCTCGGTGCCGGTGTTGTCCCGGACGCCGGCCGTGTTCTCGCCCCTGCTTCTGGTCCCCGCCCCGGCGCGGTAGCTACACCTGAACCCATCCCCATGACCGTATCCAAACCGGAGGAGGCAGCCGCCCCCGGCCCGGGCGTTATCGCTCGctctgccgccgccgccgcctcttCTCTCGGCGCTGCGACCGAACCCATGACGGAGGAGGTAGCGCCGCCGCCTCGGCTGCCCAAAGCTCAAGTGGAGACGGTGAAGGGCCAGATATTTGACGTCGGACCCCGCTACACGAACCTGGCTTACATCGGCGAGGGGGCGTACGGGATGGTGTG CGCAGCTTTGGACAACTGGACCCACCAGCGGGTAGCCATCAAGAAAATCAGCCCGTTCGAGCACCAGACGTACTGCCAGCGCACGCTGCGAGAGATCAAGATCCTGCTGCGCTTCAACCACGAGAACATCATCGGGATCAATGACATCATCAGGGCGCAGCAGATGGAAAACATGAGAGATGT CTACATCGTGCAGACTCTGATGGAGACGGACCTGTACAAGCTGCTGAAGACCCAGAGGCTGAGCAACGACCACGTGTGCTACTTCCTCTACCAGATCCTGAGGGGTCTCAAGTACATTCACTCCGCCAACGTGTTGCACCGGGACCTCAAGCCCTCCAACCTCCTCATCAACACCACCTGCGACCTCAAG ATCTGTGACTTCGGCCTGGCACGGATAGCCGATCCAGTGCACGACCACACCGGTTTCCTCACTGAGTACGTAGCCACGCGTTGGTACAGAGCCCCAGAAATCATGCTCAACTCAAAG GGCTACTCAAAGTCTATCGACATGTGGTCAGTGGGCTGCATTCTGGCTGAGATGTTGACCAACAAGCCCATCTTCCCTGGGAAACACTATTTGGACCAACTAAACCACATATTGG GCGTACTTGGCTCACCATCTCAAGAAGATCTGAACTGCATCATTAACATAAAGGCTCGTAACTACCTTCAGTCCCTGCCAGAGAAACCCAGGATTCCCTGGGAGAGACTCTTTCACAAGGCAGAtccaaaag CCTTAAGTCTCCTGGGTCTCATGTTGACATTTAACCCCAACAAGCGCATCACTGTGGAAGACGCCCTGAGTCATCCTTACCTGGAGCAGTACTATGATCCCTCCGATGAG CCCACAGCAGAGGAGCCGTTCGATTTCAGAACAGAACTGGATGATCTTCCCAAggagaagctgaaggaaatgATCTTTGAAGAAACGGCTCGTTTCCAGACGATCACCCAGATCAGCTGA